Proteins from a genomic interval of Salmo salar chromosome ssa14, Ssal_v3.1, whole genome shotgun sequence:
- the LOC106569232 gene encoding dnaJ homolog subfamily B member 6 produces MVEYYHILGVLRNASQEDIKKAYRKLALKWHPDKNPENKEEAEKKFKELSEAYEVLSDANKRNMYDRYGKAGLTTNSGGGVGHYHNGDHFNEGFTFRNPEDVFREFFGGRDPFADFFGGDPFGDEFFGGGRRHHRGVSRSRTGGPFFGGFGGFPPFGAGFTAFDPGFTSFGHMGHMGHMGPMGHMSHMGHLGGGGGHGGFTAFSSTSFGGGGGGGGMGNFRSVSTSTKFINGRKITTKRIVENGQERVEVEEDGQLRSLTVNGAKPIATVQAVQQEECRQTVTAHSSSANASRSPVPRPPHHHVKTSSHRPTPDREEGRSPASVHSENKRKKPMPEPTEDAKKRKT; encoded by the exons ATGGTGGAATATTATCACATTTTAGGAGTCCTAAGAAATGCATCTCAAGAAGACATAAAAAAAGC GTACAGAAAATTGGCACTAAAATGGCATCCTGACAAAAACCCAGAAAATAAGGAAGAGGCAGAGAAAAAGTTCAAAGAACTTTCTGAGGCCTATGAGGTTCTGTCAGATG CCAACAAGAGGAACATGTATGATCGCTATGGTAAAGCAGGCCTAACAACAAACAGTGGAGGAGGTG TTGGACATTACCACAATGGTGATCACTTCAACGAAGGGTTCACGTTCCGCAATCCTGAAGATGTCTTCAGAGAGTTCTTTGGCGGTCGAGATCCTTTTGCGGATTTCTTTG GAGGGGATCCGTTTGGGGATGAGTTCTTCGGTGGAGGGAGGAGGCACCACAGGGGAGTGAGCAGGAGTCGAACGGGGGGACCCTTCTTCGGGGGATTCGGTGGCTTCCCACCGTTTGGTGCAGGCTTCACAGCGTTTGACCCAG GCTTTACCTCTTTCGGACACATGGGTCACATGGGTCATATGGGTCCTATGGGCCATATGAGTCACATGGGTcatctgggaggaggaggaggccatGGTGGCTTCACtgccttctcctccacctcctttgGCGGCGGGGGTGGAGGCGGCGGGATGGGCAACTTCCGCTCTGTATCAACCTCCACCAAATTCATCAACGGCAGGAAAATCACAACAAAAAG AATTGTGGAGAATGGACAGGAACGCGTAGAGGTGGAAGAAGACGGACAGTTAAGATCACTAACCGTCAATG GGGCAAAGCCTATTGCCACAGTTCAAGCAGTCCAACAGGAGGAGTGCAGACAAACTGTTACTGCACACTCCTCCAGTGCCAATGCCTCCCGGTCCCCTGTTCCccgtcctcctcatcatcatgtaAAGACTTCCTCCCACAGGCCCActccagacagagaggagggaaggagccCAGCTTCAG TACACAGTGAAAACAAGAGGAAGAAACCCATGCCTGAGCCCACAGAGGATGCCAAAAAGAGAAAAACATGA